From Panicum hallii strain FIL2 chromosome 2, PHallii_v3.1, whole genome shotgun sequence, a single genomic window includes:
- the LOC112880897 gene encoding uncharacterized protein LOC112880897 — MAGDDTALLILALAEMTAGCRPAACLDVSCAVTQLSAAVSTRCSARLVEGEAPFVNYKVNGHNYDMGYYLADGMYPNWAAFVKTIKAPANSKDKFFAAAQEAQRKDVERAFGVLQARFAIVRNRARFWDEATLRDIMLACIIMHNMIIEDERDAKGLEVPYDKKDAETEGVVSRAWTSNFSSFISNKEIQDPHVHHQLHKDLVEHLWEREGRKEQH, encoded by the exons ATGGCCGGCGACGACACTGCACTCCTCATACTCGCGCTCGCAGAGATGACCGCCGGCTGCAGGCCCGCTGCGTGCCTGGACGTCTCCTGCGCTGTCACGCAGCTCTCAGCTGCTGTGTCGACCCGCTGCTCCGCAAG ACTTGTTGAAGGTGAAGCCCCGTTTGTTAACTATAAGGTTAACGGGCACAATTATGATATGGGTTACTACCTAGCTGATGGGATGTATCCTAATTGGGCAGCATTTGTGAAAACAATAAAGGCCCCGGCAAATTCGAAGGATAAATTTTTTGCTGCCGCGCAAGAGGCTCAGAGGAAGGATGTGGAGCGTGCGTTTGGTGTGTTGCAGGCTCGCTTTGCTATTGTTCGGAATCGGGCACGATTTTGGGATGAAGCAACACTTCGAGATATTATGTTGGCATGTATAATAATGCACAACATGATTATTGAAGATGAACGTGATGCTAAAGGCCTTGAGGTGCCTTATGACAAAAAAGATGCTGAGACAGAAGGTGTGGTATCGCGTGCATGGACTTCAAATTTTTCATCATTTATTAGCAACAAAGAAATTCAAGACCCACATGTGCACCATCAGCTACACAAAGACCTCGTTGAACACCTATGGGAGCGGGAAGGGCGAAAGGAGCAACATTAG